A region from the Ptychodera flava strain L36383 chromosome 12, AS_Pfla_20210202, whole genome shotgun sequence genome encodes:
- the LOC139145694 gene encoding beta-glucuronidase-like isoform X2, with amino-acid sequence MGTQKVMVLHAFVLSVLLFRGCGCAIQDGMLYPRDTETRETKDLSGVWNFRADKSRNRNAGFEEQWFKQSLFRSGGVIDMPVPSSYNDITQDKSLRDFVGWVWYDREFYPPYSWQNLKQRVVLRFQSAHYYTIVWLNGEEIMEHDGGHLPFEIEVTDNLVYGQSNRITAAVNNTLTPHTLPPGTIEYKTNTDKYPAGYFVQDLQMDFFNYAGIHRAVKLYTTPRVYIDDITVISDISASTGLVNYNIKVGGDVDGNDVICQVDLLDKDGKTVSSKKGLQDQLSVSKAHFWWPYTMSNDSAYLYTLKVSISSGGSSDLYRLPVGIRTVKTTNTQILINDKPFYCHGVAKHEDSDFRGKGVDLPLIAKDFNLLKWLGANCFRTSHYPYADEIMDMADRHGIVVIDECPGVGITHLENFSNKSLTHHLEVMEELVRRDKNRPSVIMWSVANEPASEFPQARHYFKSVISHTRSVDPSSRPVTFVCDHGYDSDIATEFCDVICLNSYYGWYSDTGHTEVIQLQLEYNLRQWFKKRNKPIIQTEYGAGSIAGIHLNPDMAFSEDYQVEVLQEHFKIFDKLRKEFLVGEMVWNFADFMTAQGTNRVVGNRKGVFTRQRQPKMAAYILREHYLSIINSTSQHSRQ; translated from the exons ATGGGAACTCAGAAAGTTATGGTGCTCCATGCATTTGTCCTCAGTGTCCTCCTCTTCCGAGGATGCGGGTGCGCCATTCAGGACGGGATGTTGTATCCAAGGGATACCGAGACAAGGGAGACCAAGGATCTGAGCGGAGTGTGGAATTTCAGAGCTGACAAATCAAGAAATCGAAACGCTGGATTCGAGGAACAATGGTTCAAACAGTCTTTATTCCGA TCAGGTGGAGTGATTGACATGCCGGTGCCATCCAGTTACAATGATATCACCCAGGACAAGTCACTCAGAGATTTTGTAGGCTGGGTTTGGTATGACAGGGAATTCTATCCTCCATATTCCTGGCAAAACCTCAAACAGAGAGTCGTCCTTCGATTTCAAAGTGCTCACTACTATACCATCGTG TGGTTGAATGGTGAAGAGATAATGGAACATGATGGAGGTCATCTTCCGTTTGAAATTGAAGTGACTGATAACTTAGTGTATGGTCAGAGTAACAGAATAACTGCAGCTGTCAACAATACTCTCACACCACACACCCTGCCACCTGGAACTATAGAGTACAAGACAAATACAGACAA GTATCCAGCTGGTTACTTTGTGCAAGATTTACAGATGGATTTCTTCAACTATGCTGGAATTCACAGAGCAGTAAAACTCTACACCACACCTAGAGTTTACATCGATGACATCACAGTCATCTCTGACATATCAGCAAGTACAG GTTTAGTCAATTATAACATCAAAGTCGGTGGTGATGTTGATGGAAATGATGTGATCTGTCAAGTTGATCTTCTTGACAAAGATGGTAAGACTGTATCCAGTAAGAAAGGTCTTCAAGATCAGTTGTCAGTTTCCAAGGCACATTTCTGGTGGCCATACACAATGAGTAATGATTCAGCATATCTCTACACACTCAAG GTGTCAATCTCATCCGGAGGTAGCAGTGATTTATATCGCCTACCAGTTGGCATACGAACTGTGAAGACTACAAACACACAGATTCTGATTAATGATAAACCATTCTACTGTCATGGCGTGGCCAAACATGAAGAttcagat TTCAGAGGGAAAGGAGTTGATCTGCCATTGATTGCTAAAGACTTCAATCTGCTGAAATGGCTCGGTGCCAATTGCTTCCGCACCAGTCACTATCCGTATGCTGATGAAATCATGGATATGGCAGATAGACATGGAATTGTTGTCATTGACGAATGTCCTGGAGTAGGGATTACACA CCTGGAGAATTTCAGTAACAAGTCGCTGACACATCATCTTGAAGTGATGGAGGAATTAGTGAGAAGAGATAAAAACAGACCATCAGTTATCATGTGGTCAGTTGCCAATGAACCAGCCTCTGAATTCCCTCAGGCTAGACACTACTTCAA ATCAGTGATCTCTCATACCAGATCTGTTGATCCCAGCTCAAGACCGGTGACCTTTGTCTGTGACCATGGTTATGATTCTGATATTGCT ACTGAATTCTGTGATGTGATATGTCTGAACAGCTATTATGGATGGTACTCTGACACAGGCCATACAGAAGTCATACAGCTACAATTGGAATACAATCTGAGACAGTGGTTCAAGAAACGCAACAAACCAATCATACAGACTGAGTATGGTGCTGGTAGCATTGCTGGAATACACTTG AATCCAGATATGGCATTTTCAGAGGATTATCAAGTCGAGGTACTGCaagaacatttcaaaatttttgacaaattaagaaAAGAATTCCTGGTTGGGGAAATGGTTTGGAATTTTGCAGATTTCATGACTGCACAAG
- the LOC139145693 gene encoding pescadillo homolog has translation MGREKKKFRSGAATAFITRNQAIRRLQLSLADFRRLCILKGIYPVEPRHRKKANRGSTAARTFYRVKDIQFLMHEPIIQKFRDFKVFMRKLTKAYGKAEYGAAERLRKNKPVYRLDHIVKERYPTFIDSLRDLDDPLTMCFLFSTLPRLKVVQVDLIQKCQRLTVEFMHYVITARALRKVFLSIKGIYYQVEIQGQTITWVTPHKFSFQDPEDVDFKVMATFVQFYSTLLGFVNFRLYHSLNLHYPPKLALMEGTSRKDDDKTYCLDTEDTAERLAALSQSLVTVSKDAAVDDVEGDEFPAGGSEDPELIEKAKEEEEKLKKLQNLFSNCKIFLSREVPRESLTFIIRSCGGQSSWDKVLSMGATFEESDESITHQIVDRPKQDKQYLSRYYIQPQWVFDSVNAGMLLPVEDYFQGVVLPPHLSPFVEEKEGDYVPPEKQALLDKQRGVDSGISRTESSESEEEEEEEEEEEEAKDEEVDDGDAMEDEDEDEEGDDDDGEEEEEEEGEEEEEEEEVESGDDMYTESKKQSKESKKNRKRKLEVQNLSTLSVEAGEVELEDPKRRKDRQQMEEKKLAVMMIPKKKKRLYNKIMFKRKMQAKEARKLTWKRKEFDKTMKKKKKSRTDK, from the exons ATGGGCAGGGAAAAGAAAAAG TTCCGAAGTGGTGCAGCGACTGCATTCATCACTCGAAATCAAGCCATCAGACGACTCCAGCTGTCTCTCGCTGATTTCAG GAGACTATGTATTCTGAAGGGTATTTATCCCGTGGAGCCAAGGCATCGAAAAAAAGCCAACAGAGGCAGTACAGCTGCCAGAACCTTCTACAGAGTCAAAGACATACAGTTTCTGATGCATGAGCCGATTATACAGAAATTCAGAGATTTCAAG GTGTTTATGCGCAAACTCACGAAAGCATATGGCAAAGCAGAATATGGAGCAGCAGAAAGATTGAGAAAGAATAAACCGGTGTATCGATTAGATCATATAGTCAAAGAAAG ATATCCGACATTCATAGATTCCCTCCGAGACTTGGATGATCCGTTGACGATGTGCTTCCTGTTTTCAACATTACCCAGATTGAAAGTTGTTCAGGTAGACCTCATACAGAAGTGCCAACGACTGACTGTAGAATTCATGCACTATGTCATCACAGCAAGGGCACTAAGAAAG GTTTTTCTTTCAATCAAAGGCATTTACTATCAAGTTGAGATTCAAGGCCAGACTATAACCTGGGTGACACCTCACAAGTTCAGTTTTCAG gATCCAGAAGATGTTGATTTTAAAGTCATGGCTACGTTTGTCCAGTTTTACTCCACCTTGCTGGGCTTTGTGAATTTTAGATTGTATCATTCACTGAATCTGCACTACCCTCCTAAG TTGGCGTTGATGGAAGGAACCAGCAGGAAAGATGATGACAAGACATACTGCCTAGATACAGAGGATACTGCAGAGAGACTAGCTGCTCTTTCACAGAGCCTAGTAACCGTCTCTAAGGATGCAGCTGTAGATGACGTAGAAGGTGATGAATTCCCTGCGGGAGGA TCTGAAGATccagaactgatagagaaagcCAAAGAAGAGGAAGAGAagctgaaaaaattacaaaatcttttttcaaattgtaaaatattcctaTCGAGAGAGGTTCCTAGAGAGTCCCTCACATTCATCATAAG GAGTTGTGGAGGTCAGTCGTCTTGGGACAAAGTACTCAGCATGGGTGCTACGTTTGAGGAATCTGACGAAAGTATTACACATCAAATTGTTGATCGACCAAAACAAGACAAGCAGTACCTCTCCAG ATATTATATCCAGCCACAGTGGGTGTTTGATAGTGTCAATGCTGGTATGCTCCTACCAGTAGAAGATTACTTTCAAGGTGTGGTTCTACCCCCTCACCTCTCCCCATTTGTGGAGGAGAAGGAGGGAGATTATGTCCCTCCAGAGAAACAAGCACTGCTTGACAAACAGAGGGGAGTTGATTCAG GAATTTCCCGAACTGAGTCCTCCGAGTctgaagaagaggaagaagaagaagaagaagaagaagaggcaAAAGATGAAGAGGTTGATGATGGAGATGCAATGGAAGATGAAGATGAGGATGAAGAgggagatgatgatgatggtgaggaggaggaggaggaggagggagaagaagaggaagaggaagaagaggttGAGAGTGGTGATGATATGTATACGGAATCCAAAAAACAAAGCAAGGAATCAAAAAAGAACAGAAAACGAAAATTAGAG GTGCAGAATCTCAGCACGCTCTCCGTGGAAGCTGGTGAGGTGGAACTGGAAGATCCAAAAAGAAGGAAAGACAGACAACAAATGGAAGAGAAAAAGTTAGCTGTAATGATGATTCCAAAGAAGAAGAAGCGTCTGTACAATAAAATCATGTTCAAGAGAAAAATGCAAGCTAAAGAG GCAAGGAAGCTAACATGGAAAAGGAAAGAGTTTGATAAAACcatgaagaagaaaaagaagtcaAGGACAGATAAATAG
- the LOC139145694 gene encoding beta-glucuronidase-like isoform X1 translates to MGTQKVMVLHAFVLSVLLFRGCGCAIQDGMLYPRDTETRETKDLSGVWNFRADKSRNRNAGFEEQWFKQSLFRSGGVIDMPVPSSYNDITQDKSLRDFVGWVWYDREFYPPYSWQNLKQRVVLRFQSAHYYTIVWLNGEEIMEHDGGHLPFEIEVTDNLVYGQSNRITAAVNNTLTPHTLPPGTIEYKTNTDKYPAGYFVQDLQMDFFNYAGIHRAVKLYTTPRVYIDDITVISDISASTGLVNYNIKVGGDVDGNDVICQVDLLDKDGKTVSSKKGLQDQLSVSKAHFWWPYTMSNDSAYLYTLKVSISSGGSSDLYRLPVGIRTVKTTNTQILINDKPFYCHGVAKHEDSDFRGKGVDLPLIAKDFNLLKWLGANCFRTSHYPYADEIMDMADRHGIVVIDECPGVGITHLENFSNKSLTHHLEVMEELVRRDKNRPSVIMWSVANEPASEFPQARHYFKSVISHTKQLDPTRPVTFVFNGGMDIERIFDEATEFCDVICLNSYYGWYSDTGHTEVIQLQLEYNLRQWFKKRNKPIIQTEYGAGSIAGIHLNPDMAFSEDYQVEVLQEHFKIFDKLRKEFLVGEMVWNFADFMTAQGTNRVVGNRKGVFTRQRQPKMAAYILREHYLSIINSTSQHSRQ, encoded by the exons ATGGGAACTCAGAAAGTTATGGTGCTCCATGCATTTGTCCTCAGTGTCCTCCTCTTCCGAGGATGCGGGTGCGCCATTCAGGACGGGATGTTGTATCCAAGGGATACCGAGACAAGGGAGACCAAGGATCTGAGCGGAGTGTGGAATTTCAGAGCTGACAAATCAAGAAATCGAAACGCTGGATTCGAGGAACAATGGTTCAAACAGTCTTTATTCCGA TCAGGTGGAGTGATTGACATGCCGGTGCCATCCAGTTACAATGATATCACCCAGGACAAGTCACTCAGAGATTTTGTAGGCTGGGTTTGGTATGACAGGGAATTCTATCCTCCATATTCCTGGCAAAACCTCAAACAGAGAGTCGTCCTTCGATTTCAAAGTGCTCACTACTATACCATCGTG TGGTTGAATGGTGAAGAGATAATGGAACATGATGGAGGTCATCTTCCGTTTGAAATTGAAGTGACTGATAACTTAGTGTATGGTCAGAGTAACAGAATAACTGCAGCTGTCAACAATACTCTCACACCACACACCCTGCCACCTGGAACTATAGAGTACAAGACAAATACAGACAA GTATCCAGCTGGTTACTTTGTGCAAGATTTACAGATGGATTTCTTCAACTATGCTGGAATTCACAGAGCAGTAAAACTCTACACCACACCTAGAGTTTACATCGATGACATCACAGTCATCTCTGACATATCAGCAAGTACAG GTTTAGTCAATTATAACATCAAAGTCGGTGGTGATGTTGATGGAAATGATGTGATCTGTCAAGTTGATCTTCTTGACAAAGATGGTAAGACTGTATCCAGTAAGAAAGGTCTTCAAGATCAGTTGTCAGTTTCCAAGGCACATTTCTGGTGGCCATACACAATGAGTAATGATTCAGCATATCTCTACACACTCAAG GTGTCAATCTCATCCGGAGGTAGCAGTGATTTATATCGCCTACCAGTTGGCATACGAACTGTGAAGACTACAAACACACAGATTCTGATTAATGATAAACCATTCTACTGTCATGGCGTGGCCAAACATGAAGAttcagat TTCAGAGGGAAAGGAGTTGATCTGCCATTGATTGCTAAAGACTTCAATCTGCTGAAATGGCTCGGTGCCAATTGCTTCCGCACCAGTCACTATCCGTATGCTGATGAAATCATGGATATGGCAGATAGACATGGAATTGTTGTCATTGACGAATGTCCTGGAGTAGGGATTACACA CCTGGAGAATTTCAGTAACAAGTCGCTGACACATCATCTTGAAGTGATGGAGGAATTAGTGAGAAGAGATAAAAACAGACCATCAGTTATCATGTGGTCAGTTGCCAATGAACCAGCCTCTGAATTCCCTCAGGCTAGACACTACTTCAA GAGTGTCATCAGCCACACAAAACAGCTTGATCCGACTAGACCAGTGACGTTTGTATTCAATGGTGGCATGGACATTGAGAGAATTTTTGATGAAGCT ACTGAATTCTGTGATGTGATATGTCTGAACAGCTATTATGGATGGTACTCTGACACAGGCCATACAGAAGTCATACAGCTACAATTGGAATACAATCTGAGACAGTGGTTCAAGAAACGCAACAAACCAATCATACAGACTGAGTATGGTGCTGGTAGCATTGCTGGAATACACTTG AATCCAGATATGGCATTTTCAGAGGATTATCAAGTCGAGGTACTGCaagaacatttcaaaatttttgacaaattaagaaAAGAATTCCTGGTTGGGGAAATGGTTTGGAATTTTGCAGATTTCATGACTGCACAAG
- the LOC139145694 gene encoding beta-glucuronidase-like isoform X3, translated as MGTQKVMVLHAFVLSVLLFRGCGCAIQDGMLYPRDTETRETKDLSGVWNFRADKSRNRNAGFEEQWFKQSLFRWLNGEEIMEHDGGHLPFEIEVTDNLVYGQSNRITAAVNNTLTPHTLPPGTIEYKTNTDKYPAGYFVQDLQMDFFNYAGIHRAVKLYTTPRVYIDDITVISDISASTGLVNYNIKVGGDVDGNDVICQVDLLDKDGKTVSSKKGLQDQLSVSKAHFWWPYTMSNDSAYLYTLKVSISSGGSSDLYRLPVGIRTVKTTNTQILINDKPFYCHGVAKHEDSDFRGKGVDLPLIAKDFNLLKWLGANCFRTSHYPYADEIMDMADRHGIVVIDECPGVGITHLENFSNKSLTHHLEVMEELVRRDKNRPSVIMWSVANEPASEFPQARHYFKSVISHTKQLDPTRPVTFVFNGGMDIERIFDEATEFCDVICLNSYYGWYSDTGHTEVIQLQLEYNLRQWFKKRNKPIIQTEYGAGSIAGIHLNPDMAFSEDYQVEVLQEHFKIFDKLRKEFLVGEMVWNFADFMTAQGTNRVVGNRKGVFTRQRQPKMAAYILREHYLSIINSTSQHSRQ; from the exons ATGGGAACTCAGAAAGTTATGGTGCTCCATGCATTTGTCCTCAGTGTCCTCCTCTTCCGAGGATGCGGGTGCGCCATTCAGGACGGGATGTTGTATCCAAGGGATACCGAGACAAGGGAGACCAAGGATCTGAGCGGAGTGTGGAATTTCAGAGCTGACAAATCAAGAAATCGAAACGCTGGATTCGAGGAACAATGGTTCAAACAGTCTTTATTCCGA TGGTTGAATGGTGAAGAGATAATGGAACATGATGGAGGTCATCTTCCGTTTGAAATTGAAGTGACTGATAACTTAGTGTATGGTCAGAGTAACAGAATAACTGCAGCTGTCAACAATACTCTCACACCACACACCCTGCCACCTGGAACTATAGAGTACAAGACAAATACAGACAA GTATCCAGCTGGTTACTTTGTGCAAGATTTACAGATGGATTTCTTCAACTATGCTGGAATTCACAGAGCAGTAAAACTCTACACCACACCTAGAGTTTACATCGATGACATCACAGTCATCTCTGACATATCAGCAAGTACAG GTTTAGTCAATTATAACATCAAAGTCGGTGGTGATGTTGATGGAAATGATGTGATCTGTCAAGTTGATCTTCTTGACAAAGATGGTAAGACTGTATCCAGTAAGAAAGGTCTTCAAGATCAGTTGTCAGTTTCCAAGGCACATTTCTGGTGGCCATACACAATGAGTAATGATTCAGCATATCTCTACACACTCAAG GTGTCAATCTCATCCGGAGGTAGCAGTGATTTATATCGCCTACCAGTTGGCATACGAACTGTGAAGACTACAAACACACAGATTCTGATTAATGATAAACCATTCTACTGTCATGGCGTGGCCAAACATGAAGAttcagat TTCAGAGGGAAAGGAGTTGATCTGCCATTGATTGCTAAAGACTTCAATCTGCTGAAATGGCTCGGTGCCAATTGCTTCCGCACCAGTCACTATCCGTATGCTGATGAAATCATGGATATGGCAGATAGACATGGAATTGTTGTCATTGACGAATGTCCTGGAGTAGGGATTACACA CCTGGAGAATTTCAGTAACAAGTCGCTGACACATCATCTTGAAGTGATGGAGGAATTAGTGAGAAGAGATAAAAACAGACCATCAGTTATCATGTGGTCAGTTGCCAATGAACCAGCCTCTGAATTCCCTCAGGCTAGACACTACTTCAA GAGTGTCATCAGCCACACAAAACAGCTTGATCCGACTAGACCAGTGACGTTTGTATTCAATGGTGGCATGGACATTGAGAGAATTTTTGATGAAGCT ACTGAATTCTGTGATGTGATATGTCTGAACAGCTATTATGGATGGTACTCTGACACAGGCCATACAGAAGTCATACAGCTACAATTGGAATACAATCTGAGACAGTGGTTCAAGAAACGCAACAAACCAATCATACAGACTGAGTATGGTGCTGGTAGCATTGCTGGAATACACTTG AATCCAGATATGGCATTTTCAGAGGATTATCAAGTCGAGGTACTGCaagaacatttcaaaatttttgacaaattaagaaAAGAATTCCTGGTTGGGGAAATGGTTTGGAATTTTGCAGATTTCATGACTGCACAAG